A single window of Cellulomonas sp. NTE-D12 DNA harbors:
- a CDS encoding glycosyltransferase, whose amino-acid sequence MLSVHTSPLDQPGTGDAGGMNVYVLELSRALAARGARVEIFTRATSSELPETVVLGGTDEHGAPLSREDRRAVLLADDVPAGVTPPVLVHHVPAGPFERLDKRDLPGMLCGMTAGVLRSEAARRPGWYQVVHSHYWLSGQVGAVAAARWEVPLVHTAHTLARVKNAALAPGDDAEPVSRVVGEEQVVEAADALVASTPAEARQLVELYGADPARVHVVEPGVDLDRFRPADAATRAAARARLGLPADRRVVLFAGRVQPLKAPDVLVRALGLLRATGRPVPLLVVLGGPSGRSTAVRELVALAASLGIGDDLLVHPPAAREDLVGWYHAADLVAMPSRSESFGLVAAEAQASGVPVVAAAVGGLRSIVDDGRSGRLVRGHDPAVWADVLAQALDDDDTLAAWGEAARPSAERFGWDAAADQVLKVYAVAAEAR is encoded by the coding sequence ATGCTCTCGGTGCACACGTCCCCGCTCGACCAGCCGGGCACCGGCGACGCCGGGGGGATGAACGTCTACGTGCTGGAGCTGTCCCGGGCGCTGGCGGCCCGGGGTGCCCGGGTGGAGATCTTCACGCGCGCCACATCGTCCGAGCTGCCGGAGACGGTGGTGCTCGGCGGCACCGACGAGCACGGCGCCCCGCTGTCCCGGGAGGACCGCCGCGCCGTGCTCCTGGCCGATGACGTGCCGGCAGGTGTCACCCCACCCGTGCTGGTGCACCACGTGCCGGCCGGCCCGTTCGAGCGGCTGGACAAGCGGGACCTGCCGGGGATGCTGTGCGGCATGACCGCCGGCGTGCTCCGGTCGGAGGCGGCCCGTCGTCCGGGCTGGTACCAGGTGGTGCACTCCCACTACTGGCTGTCCGGCCAGGTCGGTGCCGTGGCCGCGGCGCGCTGGGAGGTGCCGCTGGTGCACACCGCCCACACGCTGGCCCGCGTGAAGAACGCGGCGCTCGCGCCGGGGGACGACGCCGAGCCGGTCTCCCGGGTGGTCGGTGAGGAGCAGGTGGTCGAGGCGGCGGACGCCCTGGTGGCGAGCACGCCGGCGGAGGCGCGCCAGCTCGTCGAGCTCTACGGCGCCGACCCCGCGCGGGTGCACGTCGTCGAGCCGGGGGTGGACCTGGACCGGTTCCGGCCGGCCGATGCCGCGACCCGTGCGGCCGCCCGTGCGCGACTCGGCCTGCCCGCCGATCGCCGTGTGGTGCTGTTCGCCGGCCGCGTCCAGCCGCTCAAGGCCCCGGACGTGCTGGTGCGGGCGCTCGGTCTGCTGCGCGCCACCGGCCGCCCCGTGCCGCTGCTCGTGGTGCTGGGCGGGCCCAGCGGGCGGTCGACGGCGGTGCGCGAGCTGGTCGCGCTCGCGGCGTCGCTCGGCATCGGCGACGACCTGCTGGTGCACCCGCCGGCCGCGCGCGAGGACCTGGTCGGCTGGTACCACGCGGCCGACCTGGTGGCGATGCCGTCCCGCTCGGAGTCGTTCGGCCTGGTCGCCGCGGAGGCGCAGGCGTCCGGCGTCCCCGTGGTAGCCGCTGCCGTCGGCGGCCTGCGCAGCATCGTGGACGACGGCCGTTCGGGGCGACTGGTCCGCGGGCACGACCCGGCGGTCTGGGCCGACGTGCTGGCCCAGGCGCTGGACGACGACGACACCCTCGCCGCCTGGGGTGAGGCGGCCCGGCCCAGCGCCGAGCGGTTCGGCTGGGACGCCGCCGCCGACCAGGTGCTCAAGGTCTACGCGGTGGCGGCCGAAGCCCGCTGA
- a CDS encoding beta-propeller fold lactonase family protein, with protein sequence MTMLWVGTYPSAGFGMPTGRGEGVWQVELDALDGMLGIPHQVVVTPAPSFVATHPDGRTVYAVDESSPGAVSSFAVRDGALVTTATVPSGGSAPCHLLLDAEAALLYVANYADGVLGALRLAADGTLADDEPAQRLPGDGHGPRADRQEGPHAHYVVMTPSGAHVLVMDLGADQVRRYARDVAGRRLVPAGVAATLPPGTGPRHLAFSPDGRFAYVTGELDASVHVLAWDGATDTGTSVQVLPATAAPARPGAEVKPAHVLIDGDEVVVGVRGTEVLSRFTRHSDGLLTHRADDALPGRTPRDHEVVDGWTIVAEQDSSALTVLDGDGGVVCTRSLPVPACVVPVVAPVVEPPVDPVGGTAAGTV encoded by the coding sequence ATGACGATGCTCTGGGTCGGCACGTACCCCAGTGCGGGCTTCGGCATGCCGACCGGCCGCGGCGAGGGCGTGTGGCAGGTCGAGCTGGACGCGCTCGACGGGATGCTCGGCATCCCGCACCAGGTGGTGGTCACGCCGGCACCGTCGTTCGTCGCGACCCACCCCGACGGCCGCACGGTCTACGCCGTCGACGAGAGCTCGCCGGGCGCCGTCAGCTCCTTCGCCGTGCGGGACGGCGCGCTGGTGACCACCGCGACGGTGCCGTCGGGCGGTTCCGCCCCGTGCCACCTGCTGCTCGATGCCGAGGCCGCCCTGCTCTACGTCGCCAACTACGCCGACGGGGTGCTCGGCGCGCTGCGCCTCGCGGCCGACGGCACGCTCGCCGACGACGAGCCCGCGCAGCGGCTGCCCGGCGACGGCCACGGCCCGCGCGCCGACCGCCAGGAGGGGCCGCACGCCCACTACGTCGTCATGACCCCGTCCGGCGCCCACGTGCTGGTGATGGACCTGGGTGCCGACCAGGTGCGCCGCTACGCGCGGGACGTCGCCGGCCGGCGGCTGGTCCCGGCCGGGGTCGCCGCCACGCTCCCGCCCGGCACCGGTCCCCGGCACCTCGCCTTCAGCCCGGACGGCCGGTTCGCCTACGTCACCGGCGAGCTGGACGCGTCGGTGCACGTGCTCGCGTGGGACGGCGCCACCGACACCGGCACGTCCGTGCAGGTGCTGCCGGCCACCGCGGCCCCCGCCCGCCCGGGCGCGGAGGTGAAGCCGGCGCACGTGCTGATCGACGGCGACGAGGTGGTGGTCGGCGTGCGCGGCACGGAGGTGCTGTCCCGGTTCACGCGTCACTCCGACGGGCTGCTGACGCACCGCGCCGACGACGCGCTGCCGGGCCGCACCCCCCGGGACCACGAGGTGGTGGACGGCTGGACGATCGTCGCCGAGCAGGACTCCAGCGCGCTGACCGTGCTGGACGGCGACGGCGGCGTGGTGTGCACCCGGTCGTTGCCGGTGCCGGCGTGCGTGGTCCCCGTCGTCGCCCCGGTCGTCGAGCCTCCGGTCGACCCGGTCGGTGGCACCGCGGCCGGAACCGTGTGA
- a CDS encoding ROK family transcriptional regulator: protein MPAADPWASQSRGARSGVARQEHLREHNLSVALAHVLDAREPPSRAELAAVTGLARPSVTSLVEQLIRGGMVRELLPRPALRAGRPAVPLAPARGTFAGIGMEVNVDYLGLRAVDLAGTVLAERVEAGDQRTRSPEQTLDRLAELVTGVLGRLVGQGVRVVGTSLALPGLVDAGTGPLRVAPNLGWRDVDVVGRLVRHPALAGLPPELANEAKLAALAEARVRRGTPQPSFVYVSGEVGIGGAVVLGGELFRGQHGWSGEIGHVVVDPCMPGGPRLGTLEARAGQEAMLRVAGLPDGAPVHRLVAACAAGDTRALAAVAGAGRALGIALSGVVHVVDVDQVVLGGTFGQLYGYVRDEVARALDELVITAPWSPVTVGAARAGEFPAMTGGALAALRRLVQQPSAWLDRSTTTTTATTTTVAAAATAAGGPA, encoded by the coding sequence GTGCCGGCAGCCGACCCGTGGGCCTCGCAGTCCCGCGGCGCCCGTTCGGGCGTCGCCCGTCAGGAGCACCTGCGCGAGCACAACCTGTCCGTGGCGCTCGCGCACGTGCTCGACGCGCGCGAGCCCCCGTCCCGCGCCGAGCTGGCCGCGGTGACCGGGCTGGCCCGTCCCAGCGTCACCTCGCTGGTGGAGCAGCTGATCCGCGGCGGCATGGTGCGCGAGCTGCTGCCGCGGCCGGCGCTGCGTGCCGGGCGCCCCGCCGTGCCGCTGGCGCCCGCGCGCGGCACGTTCGCCGGCATCGGCATGGAGGTGAACGTCGACTACCTCGGCCTGCGGGCGGTCGACCTGGCCGGCACCGTGCTCGCCGAGCGGGTCGAGGCGGGGGACCAGCGGACGCGGTCGCCGGAGCAGACGCTCGACCGGCTCGCCGAGCTGGTCACCGGTGTGCTCGGCCGGCTCGTCGGCCAGGGCGTGCGCGTGGTCGGCACCTCGCTCGCGCTGCCCGGCCTGGTGGACGCCGGCACCGGGCCGCTGCGCGTCGCACCGAACCTCGGCTGGCGCGACGTGGACGTGGTCGGCCGGCTGGTGCGGCACCCGGCCCTGGCAGGCCTGCCGCCGGAGCTGGCGAACGAGGCGAAGCTCGCCGCGCTGGCGGAGGCACGGGTGCGTCGCGGCACCCCGCAGCCGAGCTTCGTGTACGTGTCCGGCGAGGTCGGCATCGGTGGCGCCGTGGTGCTGGGCGGCGAGCTGTTCCGCGGCCAGCACGGCTGGAGCGGCGAGATCGGGCACGTCGTCGTCGACCCGTGCATGCCGGGCGGGCCTCGGCTGGGCACCCTCGAGGCGCGTGCCGGGCAGGAGGCGATGCTGCGGGTGGCCGGGCTCCCCGACGGTGCGCCGGTGCACCGGCTGGTCGCCGCGTGCGCTGCGGGCGACACCCGGGCCCTGGCGGCGGTCGCCGGTGCGGGGCGGGCCCTCGGTATCGCCCTGTCGGGCGTGGTCCACGTGGTGGACGTCGACCAGGTGGTGCTCGGCGGCACGTTCGGCCAGCTGTACGGCTACGTGCGCGACGAGGTGGCGCGAGCGCTCGACGAGCTGGTGATCACGGCGCCGTGGTCGCCGGTGACCGTGGGTGCCGCGCGGGCCGGGGAGTTCCCCGCGATGACCGGTGGGGCGCTGGCGGCGCTCCGTCGACTGGTGCAGCAGCCGTCGGCGTGGCTGGATCGGAGCACGACCACCACGACGGCGACCACCACGACGGTGGCGGCCGCGGCCACCGCGGCGGGAGGACCGGCATGA
- the xylA gene encoding xylose isomerase → MTRTPTRDDHFSFGLWTVGWAAQDQFGSATRPWLDPVESVHKLAELGAAHVTFHDDDVVPFGSSDADREKILDRFRGALAETGITVEMVTTNTFSHPIFKDGAFTSNDRRVRRYGLRKILRNVDLAASLDADTFVMWGGREGAEYDSAKDLYAAHERYAEGIDTVAAYIKEKGYKLRIALEPKPNEPRGDILLPTVGHALAFIAKLENGDIVGLNPETGHEQMAGLNYTTGLAQALWAGKLFHIDLNGQKSIKFDQDLVFGHGELFSAFGTVDLLENGFPSGGPTYTGPRHFDYKPSRTEDMQGVWDSAAANMATYLLLKERAQAFRADPEVQAALEEAGVFELAQPTMAEGETIADLLADRSAFEDLDVDAVAARGFRFVRLNQLALEHALGAR, encoded by the coding sequence ATGACGCGTACCCCCACCCGTGACGACCACTTCTCCTTCGGTCTGTGGACCGTCGGCTGGGCCGCGCAGGACCAGTTCGGCAGCGCCACCCGCCCGTGGCTCGACCCGGTCGAGTCGGTGCACAAGCTCGCCGAGCTCGGCGCCGCGCACGTGACCTTCCACGACGACGACGTGGTGCCCTTCGGCTCCTCGGACGCCGACCGCGAGAAGATCCTGGACCGCTTCCGCGGTGCGCTGGCCGAGACCGGCATCACCGTGGAGATGGTGACCACCAACACCTTCAGCCACCCGATCTTCAAGGACGGCGCGTTCACCTCGAACGACCGCCGCGTGCGCCGCTACGGCCTGCGCAAGATCCTGCGCAACGTCGACCTGGCGGCCTCGCTCGACGCCGACACGTTCGTCATGTGGGGCGGCCGCGAGGGCGCCGAGTACGACTCCGCGAAGGACCTGTACGCCGCCCACGAGCGCTACGCCGAGGGCATCGACACCGTCGCCGCGTACATCAAGGAGAAGGGCTACAAGCTCCGCATCGCGCTGGAGCCGAAGCCGAACGAGCCCCGCGGCGACATCCTGCTGCCGACCGTCGGCCACGCCCTCGCCTTCATCGCCAAGCTGGAGAACGGCGACATCGTCGGCCTGAACCCGGAGACCGGCCACGAGCAGATGGCGGGCCTGAACTACACCACCGGCCTGGCGCAGGCGCTGTGGGCCGGCAAGCTGTTCCACATCGACCTGAACGGCCAGAAGTCGATCAAGTTCGACCAGGACCTGGTGTTCGGCCACGGCGAGCTGTTCTCCGCCTTCGGCACCGTCGACCTGCTGGAGAACGGCTTCCCGTCCGGCGGCCCGACCTACACCGGCCCGCGCCACTTCGACTACAAGCCCTCGCGCACCGAGGACATGCAGGGCGTGTGGGACTCCGCCGCTGCCAACATGGCGACGTACCTGCTGCTCAAGGAGCGCGCACAGGCGTTCCGTGCCGACCCCGAGGTGCAGGCCGCCCTCGAGGAGGCCGGCGTGTTCGAGCTGGCCCAGCCGACCATGGCGGAGGGCGAGACGATCGCCGACCTGCTGGCCGACCGGTCCGCGTTCGAGGACCTGGACGTCGACGCCGTCGCGGCGCGCGGCTTCCGGTTCGTGCGGCTCAACCAGCTCGCGCTCGAGCACGCTCTCGGCGCGCGATGA
- the xylB gene encoding xylulokinase, giving the protein MSLVAGVDSSTQSCKVVVRDAATGALVRSGRAAHPDGTEVDPQAWWAALQVAIDQAGGLDDVEALAVGGQQHGMVALDASGEVVRDALLWNDTRSAPAARELIDELGGPQAWASAIGSVPVASLTVTKLRWLRDAEPANAARVAAVALPHDWLTWRLAGGFGELGFEGLATDRSDVSGTGYWSPFDEAYRLDLLERALGSAPALPRVLGPHDVAGRTAAGVPLGPGAGDNAAAALALGLGPGDVSVSIGTSGVVAAVADAPTADGSGLVTGFADATGRYLPLACTLNASRILDWACRLLGVDYDELSRLALSAPSGADGLVLVPYFEGERTPDRPTATASLHGMTLTSSTREHIARAAVEGLLCSLADGIDALRAVGVPVQRAFLVGGGARSEAVRRLAPGVLGLDVLVPPAGEYVADGAARQAAWVLSGGATPPAWQLGGEPERFTGDPQPHVRERYAAARELTLERVR; this is encoded by the coding sequence ATGAGCCTGGTCGCCGGGGTCGACTCGTCGACCCAGTCCTGCAAGGTCGTCGTGCGGGACGCCGCGACCGGAGCGCTCGTGCGCTCCGGTCGCGCGGCGCACCCGGACGGCACCGAGGTGGACCCGCAGGCGTGGTGGGCGGCCCTCCAGGTCGCGATCGACCAGGCGGGCGGGCTCGACGACGTCGAGGCGCTGGCCGTCGGCGGGCAGCAGCACGGCATGGTCGCCCTGGACGCCTCCGGCGAGGTGGTCCGGGACGCGCTGCTGTGGAACGACACCCGGTCGGCGCCGGCGGCGCGCGAGCTGATCGACGAGCTCGGCGGGCCGCAGGCGTGGGCGTCGGCGATCGGCTCCGTGCCGGTCGCGTCGCTGACGGTGACCAAGCTGCGCTGGCTGCGGGACGCCGAACCGGCGAACGCCGCCCGCGTGGCGGCCGTCGCGCTGCCGCACGACTGGCTGACGTGGCGGCTGGCCGGCGGGTTCGGCGAGCTCGGCTTCGAGGGCCTGGCCACCGACCGGTCGGACGTGTCCGGCACGGGCTACTGGTCGCCGTTCGACGAGGCGTACCGGCTCGACCTGCTGGAACGGGCGCTCGGTTCCGCCCCTGCACTCCCGCGGGTGCTCGGTCCGCACGACGTGGCGGGTCGCACGGCCGCCGGGGTGCCGCTCGGCCCGGGTGCCGGGGACAACGCCGCTGCGGCGCTGGCCCTGGGGCTCGGCCCGGGCGACGTGTCGGTGTCCATCGGCACGTCGGGCGTGGTGGCCGCGGTCGCCGACGCCCCGACCGCCGACGGGTCCGGCCTGGTGACCGGCTTCGCCGACGCCACCGGCCGGTACCTGCCGCTGGCGTGCACGCTGAACGCCTCGCGCATCCTCGACTGGGCGTGCCGGCTGCTCGGGGTGGACTACGACGAGCTGTCCCGGCTGGCGCTGTCGGCACCCTCCGGTGCCGACGGGCTGGTGCTGGTGCCGTACTTCGAGGGTGAGCGCACCCCCGACCGGCCCACCGCCACGGCGTCGCTGCACGGGATGACGCTGACCAGCTCGACCCGGGAGCACATCGCCCGGGCCGCCGTCGAGGGGCTGCTGTGCTCGCTCGCCGACGGCATCGACGCGCTGCGTGCCGTCGGGGTGCCCGTGCAGCGGGCCTTCCTGGTGGGCGGCGGGGCCCGGTCCGAGGCGGTCCGCCGCCTCGCCCCCGGTGTCCTGGGGCTCGACGTGCTGGTGCCGCCGGCCGGCGAGTACGTCGCCGACGGCGCGGCCCGCCAGGCCGCGTGGGTCCTGTCCGGCGGGGCCACTCCCCCGGCGTGGCAGCTCGGTGGCGAGCCGGAACGGTTCACCGGCGATCCCCAGCCGCACGTGCGGGAGCGGTACGCCGCCGCACGCGAGCTCACCCTCGAGCGGGTGCGCTGA
- a CDS encoding Lsr2 family protein gives MAQKVQVLLVDDLDGGTADETVTFGLDGVSYEIDLTTENAAKLRDALAQWTGHARKVSGRGGAAKTSAAPRGRASRGDAQAIRDWAKANGHHVSERGRISAEVRAAYEAAH, from the coding sequence ATGGCACAGAAGGTCCAGGTCCTCCTGGTCGACGACCTCGACGGCGGAACTGCTGACGAGACGGTCACGTTCGGTCTGGACGGCGTCTCGTACGAGATCGACCTCACGACGGAAAATGCCGCCAAGCTGCGCGACGCGCTCGCGCAGTGGACCGGTCACGCACGCAAGGTGAGCGGCCGCGGCGGCGCCGCGAAGACGTCGGCAGCGCCCCGCGGGCGCGCCTCGCGCGGCGACGCGCAGGCGATCCGCGACTGGGCGAAGGCGAACGGCCACCACGTCTCCGAGCGAGGCCGGATCTCGGCCGAGGTGCGCGCGGCGTACGAGGCCGCCCACTGA
- the lysS gene encoding lysine--tRNA ligase, protein MAIRRAKRERLLSEGVAPYPVGVPRTQTIAAVRAAHPDLEPGQETDDEVGVAGRVVFLRNTGKLCFVTLQDGEGTRLQAMLSEANVGAERLAAFKADVDLGDHLFVHGRVVSSRRGELSVMADEWAIAAKAIRPLPNLYEGAELSDEARVRQRYVDLIVRQGARDMVRTRAAVVRSLRENLWRRSFLEVETPMLQARPEGAAARQFETHMNAFDIPLFLRIAPELFLKRAAVGGVERVFEINRNFRNEGVDATHSPEFAMLEAYEAYGDYDTMAALTQDLVQTAAQEAFGTTVMTLADGTEYDVGGRWTHLPMYDSLSEAIGEEITHDTSDDHLRKLLEKAEVELDPAVRNHGKMVETLWEHHVGHHLVAPTFVRDFPVETSPLTRDHRSKPGLVEKWDLYVRGMELATAYSELVDPVVQRARFEAQALLAARGDDEAMRIDEDFLTAMEFAMPPSGGMGMGIDRLLIALTGLGIRDTILFPLVKPQG, encoded by the coding sequence ATCGCCATCCGGCGGGCGAAGCGCGAGCGGCTGCTGTCCGAGGGCGTCGCGCCGTACCCGGTCGGGGTGCCCCGCACGCAGACGATCGCGGCGGTGCGCGCGGCCCACCCGGACCTCGAGCCGGGCCAGGAGACGGACGACGAGGTGGGCGTCGCCGGCCGTGTCGTCTTCCTGCGCAACACCGGCAAGCTGTGCTTCGTCACGCTGCAGGACGGTGAGGGGACGCGGCTGCAGGCCATGCTCTCGGAGGCCAACGTCGGCGCCGAGCGGCTCGCGGCGTTCAAGGCCGACGTCGACCTGGGTGACCACCTCTTCGTGCACGGGCGCGTAGTGTCCAGCCGGCGCGGCGAGCTGTCCGTGATGGCCGACGAGTGGGCGATCGCCGCCAAGGCGATCCGGCCGCTGCCCAACCTCTACGAGGGTGCCGAGCTGTCCGACGAGGCGCGGGTGCGCCAGCGCTACGTCGACCTGATCGTGCGGCAGGGCGCCCGCGACATGGTCCGCACGCGGGCCGCCGTCGTGCGCTCGCTGCGCGAGAACCTGTGGCGGCGCAGCTTCCTCGAGGTCGAGACCCCGATGCTGCAGGCGCGGCCGGAGGGTGCGGCCGCGCGTCAGTTCGAGACGCACATGAATGCGTTCGACATCCCGCTGTTCCTGCGCATCGCACCGGAGCTGTTCCTCAAGCGTGCCGCCGTCGGTGGGGTGGAGCGCGTGTTCGAGATCAACCGGAACTTCCGCAACGAGGGTGTGGACGCCACGCACTCACCGGAGTTCGCGATGCTCGAGGCGTACGAGGCCTACGGCGATTACGACACCATGGCGGCCCTCACGCAGGATCTGGTGCAGACCGCCGCCCAGGAGGCGTTCGGCACCACCGTGATGACGTTGGCGGACGGCACGGAATACGACGTCGGCGGGCGGTGGACGCATCTGCCGATGTACGACTCGCTGTCCGAGGCGATCGGCGAGGAGATCACGCACGACACCTCCGACGACCATCTTCGCAAGCTGCTGGAGAAGGCCGAGGTGGAGCTGGACCCCGCGGTGCGCAACCACGGGAAGATGGTCGAGACGTTGTGGGAGCACCACGTCGGCCACCATCTGGTCGCGCCGACGTTCGTACGCGATTTCCCGGTGGAGACCTCTCCGTTGACCCGCGACCACAGGTCCAAGCCGGGCCTGGTGGAGAAGTGGGACCTGTACGTACGTGGCATGGAGCTGGCGACGGCGTACTCCGAGCTGGTCGACCCGGTGGTGCAGCGGGCCCGGTTCGAGGCGCAGGCCCTGCTGGCGGCGCGTGGGGACGACGAGGCGATGCGGATCGACGAGGACTTCCTCACCGCGATGGAGTTCGCGATGCCGCCGTCGGGGGGCATGGGCATGGGGATCGACCGCCTGCTGATCGCGCTCACCGGCCTCGGAATCCGCGACACCATCCTGTTTCCGTTGGTCAAGCCGCAGGGGTAG
- a CDS encoding endo-1,4-beta-xylanase: MHDVVVPRPAELAHRTARTVVTALGPDGRPLADADVVVAQQRHAFGFGNIGFDLIPLANGEVEAGGSVFGGARADLLPVLAEQWLALFNTATLPFYWRGFEPERGRPDTQRLLRTARWFADRGVELKGHPLAWHTLAPQWLDELSVDQVTEAVRTRITREVTDFAGLIDTWDAINEVVIMPVFDKEPNGLTRLAARDGRVATARLAFETAHAANPAARLLLNDFDMSPRYEALIEDCLAAGIRIDALGLQSHMHQGYWGEQRTADVLGRFARFGLPLHLTETTLLSGDLMPADIVDLNDYQVPSWPSTPEGEARQADEVVRHYRTLFAHPAVQVATYWGLSDDGSWLGAPAGLVRTDGTPKPAYEALLALVKGEWWLPATPVRTDADGRFVLDGYLGDYTVTAWGRHGALTLSADRPAESVVVDEAV, from the coding sequence GTGCACGACGTCGTCGTCCCCCGTCCCGCCGAGCTGGCGCACCGCACGGCCCGCACCGTCGTCACGGCCCTCGGCCCGGACGGTCGCCCGCTGGCGGACGCCGACGTGGTGGTCGCCCAGCAGCGGCACGCCTTCGGCTTCGGCAACATCGGGTTCGACCTGATCCCGCTGGCCAACGGCGAGGTCGAGGCCGGCGGCTCGGTGTTCGGGGGTGCCCGCGCCGACCTGCTGCCCGTGCTGGCCGAGCAGTGGCTGGCGCTGTTCAACACCGCGACGCTGCCCTTCTACTGGCGCGGTTTCGAGCCCGAGCGCGGCCGGCCGGACACGCAGCGGCTGCTGCGCACCGCCCGCTGGTTCGCCGACCGTGGCGTCGAGCTCAAGGGCCACCCGCTGGCCTGGCACACGCTGGCCCCGCAGTGGCTCGACGAGCTGTCGGTGGACCAGGTGACCGAGGCGGTACGGACCCGGATCACCCGCGAGGTGACCGACTTCGCCGGGCTGATCGACACGTGGGACGCCATCAACGAGGTGGTGATCATGCCGGTGTTCGACAAGGAGCCGAACGGGCTGACCCGCCTCGCGGCGCGGGACGGCCGCGTGGCCACCGCGCGGCTGGCGTTCGAGACGGCGCACGCCGCGAACCCGGCGGCGCGGCTGCTGCTCAACGACTTCGACATGTCGCCGCGGTACGAGGCCCTGATCGAGGACTGCCTGGCGGCCGGCATCCGCATCGACGCGCTGGGGCTGCAGAGCCACATGCACCAGGGCTACTGGGGCGAGCAGAGGACCGCCGACGTGCTGGGCCGCTTCGCTCGGTTCGGGCTGCCGCTGCACCTCACCGAGACCACGCTGCTGTCCGGCGACCTGATGCCGGCCGACATCGTCGACCTCAACGACTACCAGGTGCCGTCCTGGCCCTCGACCCCCGAGGGCGAGGCGCGGCAGGCCGACGAGGTGGTGCGCCACTACCGCACCCTGTTCGCCCATCCCGCGGTGCAGGTGGCCACGTACTGGGGGCTGTCCGACGACGGTTCGTGGCTCGGTGCCCCGGCGGGCCTGGTCCGCACCGACGGCACCCCCAAGCCGGCCTACGAAGCGCTGCTCGCCCTGGTGAAGGGCGAGTGGTGGCTGCCCGCCACGCCCGTCCGCACGGACGCCGACGGCCGGTTCGTGCTCGACGGGTACCTCGGCGACTACACGGTGACGGCGTGGGGCCGGCACGGTGCCCTGACGCTGTCCGCCGACCGGCCCGCCGAGTCCGTGGTGGTCGACGAGGCGGTCTGA
- a CDS encoding LacI family DNA-binding transcriptional regulator, with protein MADRVTITDVARAAGVSVATVSKVLNDRYGVASSTSERVRDVIAHLGYESSLVARSLRSHKTHVIGILVAEFEPFSTEILKGAAEALGDTGYELLAYTGGRHNEGAGWERRYLSRLSGTLIDGAVLVTPTVVDVQSTVPVVAIDPHEGPTGLPTVDSDNLAGAVRATEHLLELGHRRIGLVAGRPDLESSRLREEGYRQALAAAGIAVDPALVRVGDYRKPTSRGPATELLTMPDRPTAVFAANDLSAISTIEVARELGLRVPEDLSVIGFDDIPESRTTTPPLSTVRQPIQQMGATAIELLIALLDGTPVDSTHVRLPTTLVRRASTAPVPSPVVPATVPATVPAPSAAEVAALG; from the coding sequence ATGGCAGACCGGGTGACCATCACCGACGTGGCACGGGCCGCCGGCGTGTCGGTCGCCACCGTCTCCAAGGTGCTCAACGACCGCTACGGCGTCGCGAGCTCGACGTCCGAGCGCGTGCGCGACGTGATCGCCCACCTGGGCTACGAGTCCAGCCTGGTGGCGCGCAGCCTGCGCTCCCACAAGACGCACGTGATCGGCATCCTGGTCGCCGAGTTCGAGCCCTTCAGCACCGAGATCCTCAAGGGTGCCGCCGAGGCGCTCGGGGACACCGGCTACGAGCTGCTCGCCTACACCGGAGGACGCCACAACGAGGGTGCCGGCTGGGAGCGCCGCTACCTGTCCCGGCTCTCCGGCACGCTGATCGACGGCGCTGTGCTGGTCACCCCGACGGTGGTCGACGTGCAGTCGACCGTGCCCGTGGTGGCCATCGACCCGCACGAGGGCCCGACGGGCCTGCCGACGGTCGACTCGGACAACCTCGCCGGCGCCGTGCGCGCCACCGAGCACCTGCTCGAGCTGGGACACCGCCGCATCGGCCTGGTGGCCGGCCGTCCGGACCTCGAGTCCTCCCGCCTCCGTGAGGAGGGCTACCGGCAGGCGCTCGCCGCCGCCGGCATCGCGGTGGACCCGGCGCTGGTCCGGGTCGGCGACTACCGCAAGCCGACGTCCCGGGGGCCGGCGACGGAGCTGCTGACGATGCCGGACCGGCCCACCGCCGTGTTCGCCGCGAACGACCTGTCCGCCATCAGCACCATCGAGGTGGCACGGGAGCTCGGGCTGCGGGTGCCGGAGGACCTGTCGGTGATCGGGTTCGACGACATCCCGGAGTCCCGCACCACGACGCCGCCGCTGAGCACGGTGCGACAGCCGATCCAGCAGATGGGCGCCACCGCGATCGAGCTGCTGATCGCCCTGCTCGACGGCACCCCGGTGGACTCCACGCACGTGCGGCTGCCCACCACGCTGGTGCGGCGCGCGTCCACGGCGCCGGTGCCGTCCCCCGTCGTCCCGGCCACGGTCCCCGCCACCGTCCCCGCGCCGTCCGCCGCCGAGGTGGCCGCCCTCGGCTGA